In the genome of Vanacampus margaritifer isolate UIUO_Vmar chromosome 1, RoL_Vmar_1.0, whole genome shotgun sequence, one region contains:
- the lima1a gene encoding LIM domain and actin-binding protein 1a isoform X1: MEDKDSKVAAEQEEEPAEVPDSEKPSVPLNDLKMIFEKGEGEQVSREQSSKANGVNTAGMEQLLGDGSLAESTPLRDRMALYQAAISKQDATPVNTDLQETFGGRQKENVPPFSLDMSPESEPPNNRKSLNAENNGAGNAASCSPAKTPRNFHLPVREVCVSCQKTVYPLERLVANQQVFHSACFRCCHCNTKLSLLNYASLHNNVYCKPHFSQLFKAKGNYDEGFGHRPHKELWESKGEAGEAGALFTTLPQVTKSPSSMGSELTSPSVEESPLAKVNVLTATMEALGQGTPEKSEKPAEARRLKISWPPQPEVGDDDDSSSPPEQAREASRRSSSLKERCMAFTLAGHAAATEPEEFPSGEPQPGGPSPDNHTPTEDSCVDVNSSFGEEGEYLLEKGGQDAVPREDGPEHLFEQVGSAWPQKQTEDNEEDEEQVTVEKSSQEEEVEASRSPQDVGFWEGEEADDKPELETLSVEEMIKRNRYYEEDDEEDF; encoded by the exons ATGGAGGACAAAGACAGCAAAGTTGCGGCCGAGCAGGAAGAAGAGCCCGCAGAAGTGCCCGATTCGGAAAAGCCGAGCGTTCCCCTCAAtgacctgaagatgattttcgAGAAGGGGGAGGGCGAGCAG GTGTCTCGAGAGCAGTCGAGCAAAGCGAACGGCGTCAATACGGCTGGCATGGAGCAGCTTCTGGGGG ACGGAAGTCTGGCGGAGTCGACTCCCCTCCGAGACAGGATGGCCCTCTACCAGGCGGCCATCTCCAAACAGGATGCCACCCCGGTCAAT ACTGACCTGCAAGAAACATTTGGTGGCAGACAGAAGGAGAACGTCCCGCCCTTCTCCCTGGACATG AGTCCAGAGTCTGAGCCGCCAAACAACAGAAAAAGTTTGAATGCAGAGAACAATG GTGCCGGCAATGCCGCTTCCTGTTCTCCAGCTAAAACTCCAAGG AATTTCCACCTGCCGGTGCGAGAAGTGTGCGTCTCCTGTCAGAAGACGGTGTACCCTCTGGAGAGGCTGGTGGCCAATCAGCAAGTCTTCCACAGCGCTTGCTTCCGCTGCTGCCACTGCAACACCAAACTCAG TTTGCTCAACTACGCCTCCCTGCACAACAACGTGTATTGCAAGCCGCACTTCAGCCAGCTCTTCAAGGCCAAGGGGAACTACGACGAGGGCTTCGGCCACCGGCCCCACAAGGAGTTGTGGGAGAGCAAAGGCGAGGCGGGCGAGGCCGGCGCTCTGTTTACCACTTTGCCGCAGGTCACCAAGAGCCCCTCTTCAATGGGCTCGGAGCTGACCAGCCCCAGCGTGGAGGAGTCCCCGCTCGCCAAGGTCAACGTCCTGACCGCCACCATGGAGGCCCTGGGACAAGGAACCCCGGAGAAGAGCGAGAAGCCTGCAGAGGCGCGCAGGCTGAAAATCTCCTGGCCGCCGCAGCCGGAAGTCGGCGACGACGACGATTCCTCCTCGCCGCCCGAACAGGCCAGGGAAGCTTCCCGGAGGAGTTCCTCCTTGAAGGAGCGCTGCATGGCCTTCACGCTGGCGGGCCACGCCGCCGCCACTGAACCAGAGGAGTTCCCGAGCGGGGAGCCGCAGCCTGGGGGTCCGTCACCGGACAACCACACGCCCACGGAGGACAGCTGCGTAGATGTCAACAGCAGCTTTGGGGAGGAGGGCGAATACTTGCTGGAGAAGGGAGGACAAGATGCGGTTCCGAGAGAAGACGGGCCCGAGCATCTTTTCGAGCAAGTGGGTTCCGCTTGGCCGCAGAAGCAGACGGAGGACAATGAAGAGGACGAAGAACAGGTGACGGTGGAGAAGTCATCTcaggaggaagaggtggaggccAGCCGCTCGCCGCAGGATGTGGGCTTctgggagggggaggaggcCGACGATAAGCCCGAGCTGGAGACGCTGAGCGTGGAGGAAATGATCAAGCGAAATCGCTACTAtgaggaagatgatgaagaggatTTCTGA
- the lima1a gene encoding LIM domain and actin-binding protein 1a isoform X2 has translation MEQLLGDGSLAESTPLRDRMALYQAAISKQDATPVNTDLQETFGGRQKENVPPFSLDMSPESEPPNNRKSLNAENNGAGNAASCSPAKTPRNFHLPVREVCVSCQKTVYPLERLVANQQVFHSACFRCCHCNTKLSLLNYASLHNNVYCKPHFSQLFKAKGNYDEGFGHRPHKELWESKGEAGEAGALFTTLPQVTKSPSSMGSELTSPSVEESPLAKVNVLTATMEALGQGTPEKSEKPAEARRLKISWPPQPEVGDDDDSSSPPEQAREASRRSSSLKERCMAFTLAGHAAATEPEEFPSGEPQPGGPSPDNHTPTEDSCVDVNSSFGEEGEYLLEKGGQDAVPREDGPEHLFEQVGSAWPQKQTEDNEEDEEQVTVEKSSQEEEVEASRSPQDVGFWEGEEADDKPELETLSVEEMIKRNRYYEEDDEEDF, from the exons ATGGAGCAGCTTCTGGGGG ACGGAAGTCTGGCGGAGTCGACTCCCCTCCGAGACAGGATGGCCCTCTACCAGGCGGCCATCTCCAAACAGGATGCCACCCCGGTCAAT ACTGACCTGCAAGAAACATTTGGTGGCAGACAGAAGGAGAACGTCCCGCCCTTCTCCCTGGACATG AGTCCAGAGTCTGAGCCGCCAAACAACAGAAAAAGTTTGAATGCAGAGAACAATG GTGCCGGCAATGCCGCTTCCTGTTCTCCAGCTAAAACTCCAAGG AATTTCCACCTGCCGGTGCGAGAAGTGTGCGTCTCCTGTCAGAAGACGGTGTACCCTCTGGAGAGGCTGGTGGCCAATCAGCAAGTCTTCCACAGCGCTTGCTTCCGCTGCTGCCACTGCAACACCAAACTCAG TTTGCTCAACTACGCCTCCCTGCACAACAACGTGTATTGCAAGCCGCACTTCAGCCAGCTCTTCAAGGCCAAGGGGAACTACGACGAGGGCTTCGGCCACCGGCCCCACAAGGAGTTGTGGGAGAGCAAAGGCGAGGCGGGCGAGGCCGGCGCTCTGTTTACCACTTTGCCGCAGGTCACCAAGAGCCCCTCTTCAATGGGCTCGGAGCTGACCAGCCCCAGCGTGGAGGAGTCCCCGCTCGCCAAGGTCAACGTCCTGACCGCCACCATGGAGGCCCTGGGACAAGGAACCCCGGAGAAGAGCGAGAAGCCTGCAGAGGCGCGCAGGCTGAAAATCTCCTGGCCGCCGCAGCCGGAAGTCGGCGACGACGACGATTCCTCCTCGCCGCCCGAACAGGCCAGGGAAGCTTCCCGGAGGAGTTCCTCCTTGAAGGAGCGCTGCATGGCCTTCACGCTGGCGGGCCACGCCGCCGCCACTGAACCAGAGGAGTTCCCGAGCGGGGAGCCGCAGCCTGGGGGTCCGTCACCGGACAACCACACGCCCACGGAGGACAGCTGCGTAGATGTCAACAGCAGCTTTGGGGAGGAGGGCGAATACTTGCTGGAGAAGGGAGGACAAGATGCGGTTCCGAGAGAAGACGGGCCCGAGCATCTTTTCGAGCAAGTGGGTTCCGCTTGGCCGCAGAAGCAGACGGAGGACAATGAAGAGGACGAAGAACAGGTGACGGTGGAGAAGTCATCTcaggaggaagaggtggaggccAGCCGCTCGCCGCAGGATGTGGGCTTctgggagggggaggaggcCGACGATAAGCCCGAGCTGGAGACGCTGAGCGTGGAGGAAATGATCAAGCGAAATCGCTACTAtgaggaagatgatgaagaggatTTCTGA